In the Brettanomyces nanus chromosome 1, complete sequence genome, GCCGGTGGACTTTAATAACTTAGTTCATGTTCGAGCTTATGAACCTGAAGTTAATGATATCGATATGATGGCCATAAAGCATGATACAGAGTATCCCGTGAACAAAAACTGGGATGAGCAGCTTGCTTTGTCGTCTGGATTTTGCTCTGTATTCAACAGGGATTTATTAAAGGCTAAGAATGTTAGCATGGATGCCAAAACTATGAATCagattctcttcaaagatcaGAAGTCTTCAGAACTTCAAAAGGGTGTCACAGAAGTGCCTAAAAactttgatcttcttccacaGTATAGGGAAGTTTTAGGTTTTGAAATATCTAGAGTCTGTTTTCAGGAGAGATCGAACAGTAACTTCCCTGCAGTGAAGTTTGATCAGAGTGTTTCACTCAACTCCACGTTGCACGGATTTGAAGGTACCACTAACTATGAATGTTGGCACTTTTTGGCTATCTTGTTTGATGACAATTATTGCTCAGCACATTTGGAATCAATGGACGTCGTCTTCTGTGAGCACAAGCTTACGTTGAGAGGGACTGtcttggatttgaagcGTCGTGAACTACTCAGTGTTTGGCTACTCAAGCTGGGAGGAGATACCACGAGATCCATAATGAAGAAGGGAGCATTGCGTGATcctcttgaagaaatataCAACTTGCTCTGCCTGAACAGACTTGGTGATGCAGTGAAAGTTGCACTCAAGATGGCTAGTAGTCATATTTCCGTGTTAATTAGCGCTCTTGGCTCCAATGATTCTATGGTCAAAAATCTAGCTTCAGGCCAACTTGCTGAATGGTCCAAGACAGGCACAGCTCAGTACATTCCGCGTCCTATTTTGAAAGTTTATAAACTCTTATCTGGTGCTATTCTTTCGGATGATTATGTTCCTCACCTTGAAGGCTTGAGCTGGCCTACAGTTCTCTTTTTGCTGCTAAAATATGGTGATACAAACAAGCCTATAAGCGAAGCTTTAAgttccttcttcagctATGCCGAGTCTACTCCATCATTATCACCATCAGCTGACGATAGCGATTTTATTTACTACCAACTGATTAAGATATTTACTGGTCCAAAGGAGGTACTTAATAATTTTGACATTGAGCTGCAGTTCATGCTAGTGAAAAAGCTCAATCTCCTCTTGAACGTTGAACCAGTTGTCTCTGATAAGATTTGTGAATGTCTTGCCGAGAAGCTTGTGACATTTAAAGACTACCGTGGGGCTATATTTGTCTGCGAACATTTGACTGATGATTCTAAGGCAGATCAAATGATAACCAAAATTGTTCAGGAGCATATAGATACTTTGGGTTTCCTAACTAGCAACGAGaagcttcaagaacttcataGAACGTTAGGAATTCCATTGGATTTTTTGAATGAGGCCAGAGCCCTTCGATTCTCCAGCAAGGGAGAGTACGAGTCCGCAGCGAGGTCATTAATTGATGCTCATAAACTTGAGATGGCTCATAAACTCACTTTAGAGAGAGTGGCACCTGAATATGTTATTGGCGACTCAAATTTTACTCAATTCAAAGATATACTCCGTCACTTCAAACTGCTTTCTAACTGGAGTATAGGGGGAGAGCTCTACTATGATTATGTCAAACTTATTGGGATGGAAATCAGTAAGGATATAGGCTTGGACAACAATAATAGTGTGAAGCTGTTGGTAAGCAAACTGCTAAATACCCTACCGATGTTGGAGGAAGCCAACTTCCAGGTCAAAGTAGCTAAGACTATAATGTGCAAAAGAATAATAGGGCTAATATTCAACTTTGCTCTTGATTACACAGCCCCTCAGCTActttctttgaatcttccgcCAAGTGAGATGAACTATCTTAAGCATAAGCTTCCTGTTTCAAACAGTATTGAGAAATGAACTACATAGCATTGTAAAAACCATAAATATCACACCAGTGACTAATCATAAAAATACATTATCATTTATTACCCGAAATTAACCCTATTCTGCTGCTCCCTCTATTTCATCTCTTAAAGAGTCGACGACATCTAGAATCGCCTCCGAAGCGGGCGAATCCGGATATagatccaagaaagattGACCAGAATCGCAGCTTTTGCCTATACGTGGATCTAAAGGAACGCTgccaaagaacttgataCCAAGATCTTGAGCCAACTTTTTTCCACCCCCAGTAGTTGGCTTAAAAATTCGTGATTTCCCTCCGCAATTAGGGCAAACAAAACCAGACATGTTCTCAACCAAGCCAAGAACCTTTATTCCAGCCTTCCGACAGAAATCAACCTCTTTACGCACATCCAAAAGAGCGACTTCTTGAGGGGTGGTCACCACAAGGGCGCCATCTATTCCACTGTCCTTCAAAAAAGTGGAAACTGACAAATGCTCATCAGTGGTTCCTGGAGGAGTATCTATGATGAGATAATCCAAATTACCCCAGTCGACATCCTTTAGAAACTGTTTAATCAAAccagtcttcttctgtccTCTCCATATCACTGCCGAGTCCTGATCAGGAAGCATGAACTGAATGGACATCATACCAAGATTATCAGCCACATAAACAGGAGACCATCCTGAATTGGATTCATGTACGCTTTCCTTTTCACATCCAAGCATTTTGGGTAGTGAAGGCCCACATATATCTAAATCCATAGCCCCTATCTCAAGCTCTTCATCGGCAGCCAAAGCCCACGATAACATCGAGGTAAACGTCGACTTTCCGACTCCTCCTTTTCCTgaaagaacaagaagttTATGCTTTACCGTAGATAATCTTTCGTTTATCAATGGAATATCGGGATCGGGACCATGAGGTAGAGAAGAACATATATCCTTGTTAGCACATCCTTGACATGCATCCGCTTTACCGGCACTGTTACTCTCTGGACCAGGACAGTGTTCCGGCTCTGGTGCAGAAAGCTTATTCGCTTTTTCGATGGCAATCATAATTAAAGATACGAGACAATAGAGAAGGAAACAGGGGCGTCTATCAATAAATAGAGAAACTGTCAAAGGGCGATCAATGTATATCCTCATGGTGTAGGGATGCTGCCTTTTAGAGAACCGCTTCAACCCTCTCTTCAATTATTTTAGAGAGACGGCAAAAGTGAAAAACGCGCTTCAACTTTTTCGAGAACCTGATCCACCCACACGACGTTTGTTTCATTATCGTACCGTACTTGCTGTTGCATTTGGATTGAGCCTATCTTCTTAAGAAGGACGAATTTGGGTTTCTCAATCAAAGTTATTTTATTATTTAAAATCTCTTCCGTTTATGATGACCCAGTCTGAAGTACGAGGACCTCAAGAGTCCACCGAGTCGACTAGATCTGACAACAATAATAGTTCCACAGCCGACATGAATTTATTACATACGGCTCAGGATGGATTACCACTCACTGATAATATTAAAGAAGTTATTCCTATTGGTTACAGCCCTTCAATTTACCCGGGATCCAAGCATACGTTTACTCCGAAGGAGAAACATAGTTTTTACTTTGCAAAAGAaggtaagaagaaattcaacGCCAATGAAACTGCGCAGAGATACAAATATCTTTTAGATATCTCAGATGTATTCAGCAAATTCTTAATTTCCAAATCAGAAAAAGATTCACGTTTTGCTGAGGTGTTGCACACTctacagaaagagaaggcaGCGGAAACGAAGGCCGAGAACAGGAGACAGAGAAAAACggaaaaggaggaggaCGAAGAACTTTTAAGAGAACAAAATGAACCTGATGTCAGCGATGAAAAGACATTTGAATTTACTGATAGTCCTGCGTACGTCAATGGATTGCTAAGAACGTATCAAGTTCAGGGTCTAAACTGGTTAATCTCG is a window encoding:
- a CDS encoding uncharacterized protein (MEROPS:MER0020214); translated protein: MFGSNSLFGNSNGNSNGNSNNVNNVNGNMSNMRNNNGTNTFSFGSNSQANKPTGGFSFGGNNQTNNGISNGGSNGGGTLFGVNKSASKPSGLSFGFNNNNNNNNNNNINTNNINTNNMGSSLFGSKPNANIFGNSQTGQTRLNTLNQGLSGSMMQQQQQEQQQQQNPYSSGLASMTANISEMPKSLTSPASTDDPKLKRKRSTSSTLSVPVHEFAGRAGSLPFLGSSGESFKKMGGYSVENVSGLFSGARTSADAQSIPNNDTTKGQTKDELAAYSQLHNVPIKKFEYRRLVIRHSRDAFKNYKEIDANQVLLKKINVKSVVASGRSVSDFRPPNKKLKLETENVKEDGHEMGESITPNENQLVVEVSDGPPKTDEISEDKNDGGYWCSPSIQELSEMPSADLTSVENFTAGRRGNGQVSFRMPVDLSDFQGCWDLLLGNTIEFRKKVLCIYEKSDPKPLPGNGLNVPATVTIEGCYPKDKITKNVIKDPQYPGLTGHIFRLKNMDGAEFLNYDPVNGAYTFGVEHFSIWGMVDEDDDDPELVAKWREQQTRERALKENGDQMNKTALENANKYQESFIQETQEMQGEWELTRSRKQENEGEAQHESPAEPEVDDDMELLETSVDEPVDFNNLVHVRAYEPEVNDIDMMAIKHDTEYPVNKNWDEQLALSSGFCSVFNRDLLKAKNVSMDAKTMNQILFKDQKSSELQKGVTEVPKNFDLLPQYREVLGFEISRVCFQERSNSNFPAVKFDQSVSLNSTLHGFEGTTNYECWHFLAILFDDNYCSAHLESMDVVFCEHKLTLRGTVLDLKRRELLSVWLLKLGGDTTRSIMKKGALRDPLEEIYNLLCLNRLGDAVKVALKMASSHISVLISALGSNDSMVKNLASGQLAEWSKTGTAQYIPRPILKVYKLLSGAILSDDYVPHLEGLSWPTVLFLLLKYGDTNKPISEALSSFFSYAESTPSLSPSADDSDFIYYQLIKIFTGPKEVLNNFDIELQFMLVKKLNLLLNVEPVVSDKICECLAEKLVTFKDYRGAIFVCEHLTDDSKADQMITKIVQEHIDTLGFLTSNEKLQELHRTLGIPLDFLNEARALRFSSKGEYESAARSLIDAHKLEMAHKLTLERVAPEYVIGDSNFTQFKDILRHFKLLSNWSIGGELYYDYVKLIGMEISKDIGLDNNNSVKLLVSKLLNTLPMLEEANFQVKVAKTIMCKRIIGLIFNFALDYTAPQLLSLNLPPSEMNYLKHKLPVSNSIEK
- the NBP35 gene encoding cytosolic Fe-S cluster assembly factor nbp35: MIAIEKANKLSAPEPEHCPGPESNSAGKADACQGCANKDICSSLPHGPDPDIPLINERLSTVKHKLLVLSGKGGVGKSTFTSMLSWALAADEELEIGAMDLDICGPSLPKMLGCEKESVHESNSGWSPVYVADNLGMMSIQFMLPDQDSAVIWRGQKKTGLIKQFLKDVDWGNLDYLIIDTPPGTTDEHLSVSTFLKDSGIDGALVVTTPQEVALLDVRKEVDFCRKAGIKVLGLVENMSGFVCPNCGGKSRIFKPTTGGGKKLAQDLGIKFFGSVPLDPRIGKSCDSGQSFLDLYPDSPASEAILDVVDSLRDEIEGAAE